One genomic segment of Manis pentadactyla isolate mManPen7 chromosome 1, mManPen7.hap1, whole genome shotgun sequence includes these proteins:
- the POFUT2 gene encoding GDP-fucose protein O-fucosyltransferase 2 isoform X1 → MAAVCVVLLLLAASCWPLASASGEEFWPGQSAADILSGAASRRRYLLYDVNPPEGFNLRRDVYIRVASLLKTLLKTEEWVLVLPPWGRLYHWRSPDIHQVRIPWSDFFDLPSLNRNIPVIEYEQFIAESGGPFIDQVYVLQSYAEGWKEGTWEEKIDARPCLDPPLYSQDKHEYYRGWFWGYEETRGLNVSCLSVQGSASVIAPVLLGNTSARSVMLDRAENLLHDHYGGKEYWDTRRSMVFAKHLRAVGDEFRSKYLNSTNEADRIPFQEDWTKMKVRLGSSLGGPYLGVHLRRKDFIWGHREDVPSLDGAVRTIRSLMKTHQLDRVFVATDAIREEYEELKKLLPEMLRFEPTWEELELYKDGGVAIIDQWVCAHARFFIGTSVSTFSFRIHEEREILGLDPRTTYNRFCGDREEPCEQPAHWRVAY, encoded by the exons GTACCTTCTATATGACGTGAACCCCCCGGAGGGCTTCAACCTGCGCAGGGACGTCTACATCCGTGTTGCCTCCCTCCTGAAGACGCTGCTGAAGACCGAAGAGTGGGTGCTCGTGCTGCCCCCATGGGGCCGCCTCTACCACTGGCGGAGCCCTGACATTCACCAGGTCCGCATTCCCTGGTCTGACTTCTTTGATCTTCCGAGTCTCAATAGAAACATCCCCGTCATTGAGTATGAGCAGTTCATTGCAG AGTCTGGTGGGCCCTTCATTGACCAGGTGTACGTACTGCAAAGTTACGCCGAAGGGTGGAAGGAGGGGACCTGGGAAGAGAAGATCGACGCGCGGCCCTGCCTGGACCCACCGCTGTACTCCCAAGACAAACACGAGTACTACAG AGGATGGTTTTGGGGCTATGAAGAAACGAGGGGTTTAAATGTCTCCTGTCTGTCTGTTCAAGGATCAGCGTCTGTCATCGCGCCCGTGCTCTTGGGCAACACGTCGGCACG GTCTGTGATGCTGGACAGAGCCGAAAACCTGCTGCACGACCACTACGGAGGGAAGGAGTACTGGGAC ACCCGCCGGAGCATGGTGTTTGCCAAGCACCTGCGGGCCGTGGGGGATGAGTTCAGAAGCAAGTATCTGAACTCCACCAACGAGGCCGACAGGATCCCCTTTCAGGAGGACTGGACCAAGATGAAG GTCAGGCTGGGCTCCTCCCTGGGGGGCCCGTACCTGGGAGTCCACCTGAGAAGAAAGGACTTCATCTGGGGGCACAGAGAAGACGTGCCCAGTCTAGACGGAGCTGTGAGGACCATCCGCAGCCTTATGAAGACCCACCAGCTGGACAGAGTGTTTGTGGCCACAGATGCCATCAGGGAGG AATACGAGGAGCTGAAGAAGCTGCTGCCCGAGATGCTGCGGTTCGAGCCCACATGGGAGGAGCTGGAGCTCTACAAAGACGGTGGCGTGGCCATCATTGACCAGTGGGTCTGCGCACATGCCAG GTTCTTCATCGGCACGTCGGTGTCCACGTTCTCCTTCCGGATCCACGAGGAGCGGGAGATCCTGGGGCTCGACCCGCGGACGACCTACAACCGTTTCTGCGGAGACCGCGAGGAGCCATGCGAGCAGCCCGCTCACTGGAGGGTCGCCTACTGA